CTCTGCAATAATTTCTTCTACATATTGCGCAGCTGGGATAGGATCGTCCTCATCCGTATAACGAATCCCAAAACCGCCGCCAAGATTAAGAACAGCAGACTCGAAGGACAATTCCTTTTTCCATTGCTGCAATTTTTCAAATATTTTCTGTGCCGCAAGGATGAACCCTGTCGTTTCAAAAATTTGTGAGCCTATATGGCAATGCAGCCCCAGCACATCAATATGTTTGTCCTCCAGGGAAGTCCGCATCGCCGTGTCAGCCTGTCCATTCTGTAAGTCAAAGCCAAACTTTGAATCTTCCTGCCCTGTTAAAATATAGTCATGGGTATGTGCTTCAATTCCAGGGGTAACTCTTAATAAAACCTTGGTGACGGTATTCTTTTCCTTGCAAATGTCCCTCAGCATGTCGAGTTCATGAAAATTATCTACAACAATGCAGCCAATGTTGTGCTCTATTGCCATAACCAGTTCTTCCCGGCTTTTATTATTTCCATGAAAATGAATTTTTTCCGTTGGGAACCCGGCTGCAAGTGCCGTGTACAGCTCACCGCCAGAAACAACATCAAGCGAAAGACCTTCCTCGGCAGCCAGCTGCACCATGGCAACTGTTGAAAAGGCTTTGCTTGCATACGCTACTTGCGCAGTAATTCCGGCGTTCTCAAAAGTCCTTTTAAAGGCTCTTGCCCGTTCCCTTATTAAGGCTACGTCATAAACATACAGCGGGGTTCCATATTTTTCAGCCAAATGGACTGTATCAACACCGCCAATTTCCAAATGTCCTAATCGGTTGGTCTTTGCCGTTCCATGAAATTCCATGTTGTCCCCTCATCCCTTGCCAATTAAATTCACTTTCACTGAACCATGTTTTCATTTCGATCAGCCATTTCCTCATACACTGTGCAGAATCACAAACTAATCAGTGAGTAATAAATAAATAGACAGTTCATTTGATGAACTGTCTATTTACTTTTTCGCTTTAGGTCTTTAGTAAATTAAAAACACTTTACCACAATTCATGACAACGCGCAATTCTATATTGTCAGGATTTTGCAGGCTGCTTATAGCGATTTCTCGCATGCACGATACTTGGCCGGATTTTCGAACCAGGCACAGCCCTCCTGATCAATATCTGCATAAAAGCAACAGGGTGGAAAGGCAGGAACGGCCAAAGGTAGGGAGTGTTCAGTGACTTTATATTGGCAAGCAATAAAAACCAGATCGTAGTGCCTAAAATAAATCCAGGTACATGGAATATTGCTGTCACTATCAGCAGGAATATCCTTCCTATTTTGTTCGCTACACTCAGCTCATAACTCGGTGTCGCATAGGTTCCGATTGCCGCTACAGCCACATAAAGTATAACTTCAGGCACGAAGAGGCCTACATCGATTGCGATTTGCCCAATCAGGACGGCAGCAATTAAGCCCATGGCCGTTGAAAGCGGTGTAGGAGTATGGATAGCCGCCATTCGCAGGAATTCGATTCCGCCATCTGCCAGCATAATTTGCAGGAAAATCGGAATATTGGATTTTTCATTAGGTCCAATAAATGAAATTTTTTCAGGTAAAAGGTCAGGGTTCTGCACGAATAAGTACCATAACGGCAAGAGCAGCAGAGATGCCAGTACGCCAAGAAAACGAACCCATCTGACCATTGTTCCTACTGCTGGAGACTGTCTGTACTCTTCAGCATGCTGGAGATGATGAAAATAGGTAGTCGGTGTTATGATGACACTCGGGGATGTATCAACATAAATCAGGACATGGCCTTCGAGCAGATGAGTCGCAGCGACATCCGCACGCTCTGTGTATCTTACGAGCGGATACGGATTATAGCCTTGTTTGACTAGAAATTCTTCAATTGTTTTATCTGCCATCGTGATTCCATCGATTTTGATTGACTGCAGCTCTTTTTTAATGACATCAATCAATCCAGGATTCGCAATATCTTTAATGTATCCAAGGGCAACATCCGATTTTGACCTTTCTCCAACCTTCATCATGTCAAAACGGAGATTCTCATCCCTGATCCTTCTTCGGGTCAAAGCGGTGTTGACGATAATGTTTTCGACAAATCCGTCCCTGGATCCGCGTACTACCTTTTCTGTATCAGGTTCCTGTGGCTGCCTGCCAGGATAACTCCGGACATCAACCACCAATCCGACTGCTTCACCTTCAACCAGAAAGACAATCAGGCCAGAAAGGACCTGGTCAACCAGTTCATCCATTGTTTTTATTTTCTGTACAGATTGGTGGGTAATCCTGTTTTCGACAATGGCCTGCAAATGAGTTGATAGCTTCTCATTATCATTGATATCGACCAATTCTTCAACGATATGTACGATGAAGCTTGTATCACATAAACCATTTACATAATAAAAATGAACATCTTTTTTAAGGATTTTCAGCTTCCTGACACCAAGGTCAAAACTATCACCAAGGCCTACATGTTCTTTCATGTACTTTTCAGCTTCATCCAATGAATGTGGAATTGGCAGCTTGTCATTCTTCTTCGGCATAGAATCCGCTCCTTTCAAGGATGATTTCCACTGCTTTTTTTGTAATTGGTGCCCCTATTTTATAATGGTCCCGCCTGGCCATTTTACCGATATCCCCAATTCCGATGATCAACGGGACATCCAGTTTATCCAGACAGTAAA
The nucleotide sequence above comes from Mesobacillus jeotgali. Encoded proteins:
- a CDS encoding spore germination protein produces the protein MPKKNDKLPIPHSLDEAEKYMKEHVGLGDSFDLGVRKLKILKKDVHFYYVNGLCDTSFIVHIVEELVDINDNEKLSTHLQAIVENRITHQSVQKIKTMDELVDQVLSGLIVFLVEGEAVGLVVDVRSYPGRQPQEPDTEKVVRGSRDGFVENIIVNTALTRRRIRDENLRFDMMKVGERSKSDVALGYIKDIANPGLIDVIKKELQSIKIDGITMADKTIEEFLVKQGYNPYPLVRYTERADVAATHLLEGHVLIYVDTSPSVIITPTTYFHHLQHAEEYRQSPAVGTMVRWVRFLGVLASLLLLPLWYLFVQNPDLLPEKISFIGPNEKSNIPIFLQIMLADGGIEFLRMAAIHTPTPLSTAMGLIAAVLIGQIAIDVGLFVPEVILYVAVAAIGTYATPSYELSVANKIGRIFLLIVTAIFHVPGFILGTTIWFLLLANIKSLNTPYLWPFLPFHPVAFMQILIRRAVPGSKIRPSIVHARNRYKQPAKS
- the lysA gene encoding diaminopimelate decarboxylase — its product is MEFHGTAKTNRLGHLEIGGVDTVHLAEKYGTPLYVYDVALIRERARAFKRTFENAGITAQVAYASKAFSTVAMVQLAAEEGLSLDVVSGGELYTALAAGFPTEKIHFHGNNKSREELVMAIEHNIGCIVVDNFHELDMLRDICKEKNTVTKVLLRVTPGIEAHTHDYILTGQEDSKFGFDLQNGQADTAMRTSLEDKHIDVLGLHCHIGSQIFETTGFILAAQKIFEKLQQWKKELSFESAVLNLGGGFGIRYTDEDDPIPAAQYVEEIIAEVKMQASRLEMRMPEIWIEPGRSLVGDAGTTLYRIGSRKDVPNVRQYVAVDGGMSDNIRPALYQAKYEAILANRAMDKPEETVSIAGKCCESGDMLIWDLPLPKSGDQDLLAVFCTGAYGYSMANNYNRLPRPAVVFLEDSNDTLVVRRETYEDMVKLDLPLKEKVKS